A single Tachypleus tridentatus isolate NWPU-2018 chromosome 9, ASM421037v1, whole genome shotgun sequence DNA region contains:
- the LOC143227256 gene encoding uncharacterized protein LOC143227256, with protein sequence MPISLDAFFHLSQCLWHKIQTLCSTAAYQEEDGEFGTWARCVLSLAFVPVDDDVASFETLIANSDFHRVVGERTQYLVDYFEDTWIGRLHRRRAGGRRNLPFPIRSWNVRERTIQGHRRTNSIREGWHHKMNKLVGI encoded by the coding sequence ATGCCAATATCATTGGATGCTTTTTTTCATCTGAGCCAGTGTTTGTGGCACAAAATTCAGACCCTCTGCTCTACAGCCGCATATCAAGAAGAAGACGGAGAGTTTGGGACTTGGGCACGTTGCGTGCTATCGCTGGCTTTCGTGCCCGTTGATGATGATGTCGCAAGTTTTGAAACATTGATTGCTAACAGTGACTTTCATCGAGTAGTAGGGGAGAGAACACAATATCTGGTGGACTATTTCGAGGACACCTGGATCGGTAGACTTCATCGACGACGTGCAGGTGGGCGGAGAAATCTTCCCTTCCCGATTCGCTCCTGGAACGTGCGCGAAAGGACAATCCAAGGCCACAGACGCACGAACAGTATAAGAGAAGGGTGGCATCACAAAATGAACAAGCTAGTAGGAATCTGA